In Plodia interpunctella isolate USDA-ARS_2022_Savannah chromosome 8, ilPloInte3.2, whole genome shotgun sequence, the DNA window GTCGTGGGCAGCGTCGGCGGTAGTCTCTGTCCGCTACAACATGCCAGTGATGAACTATCATCCCATGAACTGGTCATCTATCATATCATCAACGAAACATATACATGtcgtacaaatattaaaacaaaaattaacggtacttactttataatataattgtgtttATTGGGCACGAACCAAGGTacttttgacataaaatacgAATGAGACGCTGTTTTTGAATGTTCGGTCCGTCCTAACAAGAACGACCGTAGctcacaattatattttactcttGCTCTTAATTAGTCTAAACTAATCATTAATCACAGTCACTCAATGTTAGGTAACTACAACGAAAATGATACACAAAATACAACTATTGGTACTACTGCTACACCAGTCTCAAACACAATCTAAGAACtaccacacacacacacacaaacattaGTGTCACTACTGCATAGAGTCTATTTACCATAGTAGAACGGCCTTCTAGGTCCTATCTGGCCTGTGGGGCCGCCTGGTCCAACGAGTATTTGTCTTCCAGGGCCTATTATACCTGTAGGGCCTCCGGGTCCGACTAGTAAGCCCGGATTTCTCATTTGGGTGCCATATCCAAAAGGCCCAATAATGCCAGTGGGACCCCCGGGGCCCACCAGTATCGGCCGCCGGCCGCCATAGCCCGCGGGCCCGATCATACCAGTCGGGCCACCCGGGCCTACTAACACTCCTCGCTGGGCTGATTCACCTGATCCCACGTCTCGAGGTGGTCCTATATATCTGTCATCATTTTTGTTAGGTGGTCCAATCACCCCAGTAGGCCCGCCTGGCCCAACTAATACGCCTGGACTCTCTTGTCTAGTCTTCGCAGGGCCTATGATTCCAGTGGGTCCGTCAGGTCCTACGAGGACTTGTTTGGTAGGAGGTCCAGTGTTACCAGTGGAGCCTGGTCCGATGATGATGGGCTGCTGCTGCCGAAAGCCGGAGGCTTCGTGCTCGAAGTTGAACACCGAGCCCGGGGGCGGGGGGAAGGGGCCCGCCACGTCGTCCCGCCCGGGGTACAGCTGGGGGCGTTCGTCATTTATCTCATTGAAAAATTCTGAAAGATCAAAACCGGATTAAAATAGCGTGGAAATAATACTGTACCCACGACAGGGTTAAATGTTCTGAAGTCTAAATtgattagatattttatttaattttcttctgCAAAGTATCTTCTCAGTAGATATTTCTTTAGTTAACatccaaatttttaaataaaacagacGTTAAAATAAAGACAACATACCTGGGCTGGGATAAGTCGCTTTGTTAGGACGTTTTGCACAGCAGAGATGCTTACCAGGGCCGCACACATTCTGGAAACGGGTAGAATAGTTTACATTTCCGCGATAGCAAGCAAGTGTTGCAACCCATGTATATTATGCAGGTGAAAAAAGAGCATTAAATACAATGCAGAATCTCGAATTTGATTATAGATGAAATTCCATGTATACAAAAGATGGATGTCATTAGGCGACTCTAATAAAACAGTGTTAGCAAGAAAACGTTCGATAAGAGAAAGAATTCCGTATCCGTCCGTCCGTCTCCTATTTGtgttattatgaatattatgcAAAGAAGATATGTTTACTCACGGAGGAGTCGTGCCCTGAGTTGCAGTCTGGGTTCGAAACACATTTGCACTGCAGCAGGGAATCCACTGTGCCGTCGTAGGAGGGCTGGGCTGGCCTGGAATGGCAGAGGAATGTTAAGGGTTACTGACTTCTGATTCTGACACATTCAAAATCATTcaaaaaattgtacttatCTTAAAGTTATAGTATAGATTCGTTCCCTCCAGCCACTTAGGTGACTTAACTATTAACTTAAGAAGCTTAACTATTTATCCGTCCGAACTTGAACCAATTATAAATGTGTCACTGATGTCTCACTGTGTCTCAGTGCTGCGACCACTTTATGAAAACTagtcaaatacatttttaattaaagccCATTAAGTATTCCATACTATTTTCTATATCTGAATCATAATATGACGTAATTTACTCACAAGTGGCGATACGGCTCGTGTGTCTCCACCCGGACCGGATACCGGCCCGACGCGTCTATCGGCCGGTTGTAGAAGCCGGACGTGTCTTTCGCAGGCTGGAACGGCGCCGACTCATCCTCTAGAATGTCACTTTGGTGGGTGTtcctgtaaaatattttttgttaatgaaCCTATGTTTAATCTGTTTACTTATTCGCGACTTTGAAAACGTGGGTGATGTACGTAGAAGGGCCATACTTTCTGTCTACAAGATAATGATCAGCCACCTATAATCGTTACGATAGCGATTCTCTTTTGTCCCCTACGTCATCAAATATCTTACCAACAAAGTAagcagataaaatattaaattgattaaaataatttattgttcattAAGTTCCTTTGTCATTGTCGATATcaacactatatatatatatatatatatatatatatatatatatatatatatatatatatatatatatatatatatatatatatgaacttaatgaataataaattattttaatcaatttaatattttatctgctTACTttgtaggtaataataatatatagtgaAGGTAAGGTCGGCGCTGGTGCGCTCTTTTTTATTCCGTGCAGCgacatcttttttttatagtttttttttcataatttgttaataataatttattgaattgcaAAACACTTTGATAAGTATCGTGCTAAGTACTAGATACTTGTAAAAGCCTAACTTACACAAGACCTAGTCATGCATTCAGTGTTTGTTGACAAGTTCTACCGTCAGTCTGTAGTGACTCtgcaataaataagtagtaggaaaataaatttatgggCTTATTTACGCGGCTGGATTTGAGGAAAATAAGTTGCTATCTTTCTCATACgaaaacaaatattctttCAATAAGAACTAGCCTTTTAATTTCAGccattcaattaattattt includes these proteins:
- the LOC128671759 gene encoding collagen alpha-1(I) chain-like, with translation MKSEAFWVFLALCARATADKWKFPEGSASVRVDTKVQFVDEGRPTSDRNTHQSDILEDESAPFQPAKDTSGFYNRPIDASGRYPVRVETHEPYRHLPAQPSYDGTVDSLLQCKCVSNPDCNSGHDSSNVCGPGKHLCCAKRPNKATYPSPEFFNEINDERPQLYPGRDDVAGPFPPPPGSVFNFEHEASGFRQQQPIIIGPGSTGNTGPPTKQVLVGPDGPTGIIGPAKTRQESPGVLVGPGGPTGVIGPPNKNDDRYIGPPRDVGSGESAQRGVLVGPGGPTGMIGPAGYGGRRPILVGPGGPTGIIGPFGYGTQMRNPGLLVGPGGPTGIIGPGRQILVGPGGPTGQIGPRRPFYYADRDYRRRCPRHRNKDKPREDHVGPSEGSARRRRPEKLE